In one Oryza glaberrima chromosome 2, OglaRS2, whole genome shotgun sequence genomic region, the following are encoded:
- the LOC127761926 gene encoding uncharacterized protein LOC127761926, protein MACALTVVVVLILPLATITVVPHSAYALSSPHRATAEVPTAGPTVEAANGEEKGVILGDAPEPWEAIAPEEASGPATDEEEYNANEAWELRAPTGAPGAATTNGEEGMTLGDKTEPSEASGPTTDEEEYNANEAWELRAPTGAPGVVAANGEEQGAIPGDTTEPLEASGPTTDEEEYNANEAWELRAPAGAPGVMAANGEEEGAILGDATEPWKARAPEEASGPAANEEEYNANEAWELRAPAGAPGTTVADVDGPSDASMSANAKDT, encoded by the coding sequence ATGGCTTGCGCCCTTACCGTCGTCGTGGTGCTGATCCTGCCCCTCGCCACCATCACGGTGGTGCCTCATTCTGCGTATGCCTTAAGTTCCCCGCACAGAGCTACTGCAGAGGTGCCTACAGCTGGCCCCACCGTCGAGGCCGCCAACGGTGAGGAGAAAGGCGTGATCCTTGGCGATGCGCCTGAACCTTGGGAGGCAATTGCCCCCGAGGAGGCGTCTGGCCCTGCCACCGATGAGGAGGAGTACAACGCAAATGAAGCATGGGAGCTTAGAGCCCCCACAGGGGCGCCTGGTGCCGCGACCACCAACGGTGAGGAAGGCATGACCCTCGGCGACAAAACTGAACCTTCGGAGGCGTCTGGCCCCACCACAGATGAGGAGGAGTACAACGCAAATGAAGCATGGGAGCTTAGAGCCCCCACAGGGGCACCTGGTGTCGTGGCCGCCAATGGTGAGGAGCAAGGGGCGATCCCCGGCGACACGACCGAGCCATTGGAGGCTTCTGGCCCTACCACCGATGAGGAGGAGTACAATGCAAATGAAGCATGGGAGCTTAGAGCCCCTGCAGGGGCGCCTGGTGTCATGGCTGCCAATGGTGAGGAGGAAGGCGCCATCCTCGGCGACGCGACCGAACCTTGGAAGGCAAGGGCCCCCGAAGAGGCGTCTGGCCCTGCTGCTAACGAGGAGGAGTACAACGCAAACGAAGCATGGGAGCTTAGAGCCCCTGCAGGGGCACCTGGCACCACCGTCGCTGATGTCGATGGACCCTCCGATGCAAGCATGAGCGCCAACGCCAAGGATACCTGA